A DNA window from Leishmania panamensis strain MHOM/PA/94/PSC-1 chromosome 27 sequence contains the following coding sequences:
- a CDS encoding hypothetical protein (TriTrypDB/GeneDB-style sysID: LpmP.27.1950): protein MKKVLVLNGDSYVGRHVVKAFYQSYEYDVEITLTRTGERAAATTRTVSKATSSDWLWDQMKSLWDSLERSLVAAAADNSDDPSTASTPGSHCRSKKRATSAVGTEELPTSPPLAGLSAEEQDMLPADLQFCVRSIVPKHNDNAEEFRKRLLANDVVIAVLQDDTYEAMCAIRILAGTHYEVEKTFVLVSSAVTWAYTLTSERARAREMRQREREEERSAFLEELLNAEDEDIGDEDDLSEGAAAMAEREARRAARRTELERRLPFSLREPAAGEDEAEIHALVPDRVFTDDAYAQRVPHPRFQHWHSLEHLVKCANTETLHTYVVFAGLPYGAGEGSDMLFGLLRSAWYHQVLPQYGAGVNRIPMIHVQDLASVLYKVGSAYDVLDKRYVFAVDQGHVTQRQLLHAVQARFGGFVQPAVAVSLPLTAADLVCLDGLELPPPTSPQDLFATFGNESCWGDGGALLTALVLSDIQAEPSTALTVHVEEEWVSLDGFLANLDVVCAQFRAAHAEMFKPVRALITGPPLSGAETVAALLAQHCRVPCVSRESIVVDYKAHMADVRAALRGLLMRRLQRRRARMQARLVRQAAQEKVAQHLAKEEQRRQRREDRQQRGDTDDDSGSEEERDEEGSAADEEGEGIDAASEVDSRASLMSIFLPPATKSADDGNEDEEGAVQQWWQPPLRPIELVVNEAYIRGAADAGVGDGDHEDSAEIDEEQEEGGEEDDKEGGGNWLAQLDAQDEEAQAEMEEDRELLPPVPLSAAMGDRVLPSLALPRFAARSRGRAFARDVDRQELRCIAALRQEYLLGLKVLALKVSTEGRLPRPLPTPAVTEDGVNDGGYGDEVGRGGTSNGTDGEGDEEDEEDEEDEEADGEAPSDGEPHASLEGSNNGAEEEDEDTDYGRAGTINEANPILAIDPDEDDSVYLDCALAFMCRWRLRQSDCRCQGYILSDFPQTLAQAILCFRANETELEDGELRRQRALAPLLTRTDDHAAEDNSDADDEDGGPLAPIDADFPLPDIASIKEEELLALERAHRRGRGPACSGSAAGEVESMGDLTEEAAAASSDVETVMTPVDESLFVDYVVALQADPAFLRATIDALQTKLDAAADRRPSSTSPRDAAPSAHSAAAIGLSEAALATLRDSLHITPYAAQLEWYMKHHAATASPIQSLLAWLSAITTTPALGVRSAQVIVPPSNNDDVADAEGAGGVAPTTMEAPPTTRTAQMLFMSVPVLNTEEVKACWCAARERKARADARAATVGMATRTMPNRTCGDECGSALVNAMLPVALMRLAPLCWTGAAAPKSAALLSQAPSSSAHTPHPRDSLAASRCALQPAASLEALAQELCTRIAPARRNPTAVATAAALPAACVTADRASYTSTETTSPLALNATATAAAPASQVDVIGVSEAPADASASDAAAAAAERKARLAAASQDEASQILHELASLRHLQIVEGSPETAEMLGLPAETYLMRYVLPNLTPVMTGVVRMRSNDPVSTLADALFDHCRRVTL, encoded by the coding sequence ATGAAGaaggtgctggtgctgaacGGCGACTCGTATGTCGGTCGCCATGTCGTGAAGGCATTCTACCAGTCGTACGAGTATGACGTTGAGATCACGCTCACACGCACTGGCGAGCGGgccgcggcgacgacacGTACGGTGTCGAAGGCGACCTCGAGTGACTGGCTGTGGGATCAGATGAAGAGTCTGTGGGACTCGCTTGAAAGGTCGCtggtcgccgctgcagccgacAACTCGGACGACCCTTCTACCGCCTCTACACCTGGATCGCACTGCAGAAGCAAGAAGCGCGCCACATCCGCTGTAGGCACGGAGGAGTTGCccacatcaccaccactcgcAGGCTTGTCCGCAGAGGAGCAAGATATGTTGCCGGCAGACCTCCAGTTCTGTGTGCGCAGTATCGTTCCAAAGCACAACGACAACGCAGAGGAGTTCCGTAAGCGCCTGCTCGCCAATGACGTCGTCATTGCTGTCCTCCAGGACGACACGTACGAGGCCATGTGCGCCATCCGCATTCTCGCCGGGACACATTACGAAGTAGAGAAAACGTTTGTACTGGTGTCCTCGGCCGTGACGTGGGCGTACACACTGACGTcagagcgcgcgcgtgccCGTGAGATGCGGCAGAGGgagcgcgaggaggaaagaagcgCCTTCTTGGAGGAGCTCCTCAACGCTGAGGATGAAGACATTGGTGACGAGGATGACCTTAGCgagggcgctgctgccatggcagagagagaggcgcgccgTGCAGCGCGTCGCACAGAGCTAGAGCGGCGCCTTCCCTTCTCACTGCGCGAGCCTGCCGCTGGCGAGGACGAGGCCGAGATCCACGCGCTTGTTCCGGACCGAGTCTTTACCGACGACGCCTATGCGCAGCGTGTGCCTCACCCGCGCTTTCAGCACTGGCACTCACTAGAGCACCTCGTGAAGTGCGCCAACACTGAGACGCTGCACACCTACGTTGTCTTCGCTGGTCTCCCGTACGGCGCCGGCGAAGGGTCGGACATGCTGTTCGGGCTCCTGCGGAGCGCATGGTACCACCAGGTTCTGCCGCAGTACGGCGCCGGCGTGAATAGGATCCCCATGATCCACGTGCAGGACTTGGCCTCGGTCCTCTACAAGGTTGGCAGCGCCTACGATGTGCTTGACAAGCGGTACGTGTTCGCTGTCGACCAGGGCCACGtcacacagcggcagctgctacACGCTGTGCAGGCGCGCTTCGGCGGGTTTGTGCAGCCGGCTGTTGCAGTGTCCCTGCCGCTGACGGCAGCGGACTTGGTGTGTCTTGATGGGCTggagctgccaccgccgaccAGCCCGCAAGACCTTTTCGCCACGTTTGGCAACGAGTCGTGCTggggcgacggcggcgctctcTTGACCGCCCTGGTGCTCTCGGACATCCAAGCGGAGCCCTCTACCGCGCTGACGGTgcacgtggaggaggagtgggtgTCCCTCGACGGCTTCCTTGCGAACCTTGACGTCGTATGCGCGCAGTTtcgcgctgcgcacgcggaGATGTTCAAGCCGGTCCGCGCCCTCATCACCGGTCCACCGCTGAGCGGGGCAGAGACCGTCGCCGCTCTGCTGGCGCAACACTGCCGTGTGCCGTGCGTGTCGCGTGAAAGCATTGTTGTGGACTACAAGGCGCACATGGCGGACGtgcgcgccgcgctgcgaggCCTGCTCATGCGTCGCCTacagcgccgtcgcgccCGGATGCAAGCTCGGCTGGTGCGTCAGGCAGCGCAGGAGAAAGTTGCTCAACATCTAGcaaaagaggagcagcggcgccagcggcgagaggatcggcagcagcgcggcgacaCAGACGATGACAGCGGAAGCGAGGAGGAACGGGACGAGGAAGGGTCGGCAGCGGatgaggagggcgagggcaTCGACGCGGCATCTGAGGTGGACTCCCGTGCCTCTCTGATGTCGATCTTTCTTCCTCCGGCCACCAAAAGTGCTGATGACGGCaacgaagacgaggagggcgCGGTGCAGCAATGGTGGCAGCCGCCTTTACGGCCCATTGAGCTGGTTGTGAACGAGGCGTACatccgcggcgccgccgatgccGGCGTTGGCGATGGAGACCACGAAGACAGCGCTGAGATTGACGAGGagcaagaggaagggggcgaggaggatgacaaGGAAGGTGGCGGCAACTGGCTCGCTCAGCTCGACGCACAGGATGAGGAAGCACAAGCAGAAATGGAAGAGGACCGCGAGCTACTGCCTCCTGTGcccctctccgctgccaTGGGCGATAGGGTCCTGCCTTCACTAGCTCTACCGCGCTTTGCTGCCCGTAGCCGTGGCCGCGCCTTTGCACGCGACGTGGACCGGCAGGAGCTGCGATGCATCGCGGCGCTTCGTCAGGAGTACCTTCTCGGTCTAAAGGTGCTTGCGCTAAAGGTGTCTACGGAGGGGCGATTGCCACGTCCGCTGCCCACTCCAGCGGTGACCGAGGACGGCGTCAATGATGGCGGGTACGGTGACGAGGttggccgcggcggcaccagcaaTGGGACCGACGGAgagggcgacgaggaggacgaggaggatgaggaggatgaggaggcggATGGGGAGGCGCCGAGCGACGGTGAGCCTCACGCGTCGCTGGAGGGCAGCAACAAcggcgccgaggaggaggacgaggataCCGATTACGGACGCGCTGGCACCATCAACGAGGCGAATCCGATCCTTGCGATTGACCCCGACGAAGACGACTCCGTGTACCTCGACTGTGCGCTCGCCTTCATGTGTCGGTGGCGCCTGCGTCAGTCGGATTGCCGCTGCCAAGGCTACATTCTCAGCGACTTCCCGCAGACGCTGGCGCAGGCCATCTTATGCTTCCGTGCAAATGAAACCGAGCTCGAGGATggagagctgcgccgccaacgTGCTCTCGCCCCACTGCTGACGCGCACTGATGACCACGCTGCCGAAGACAACAGCGACgcggacgacgaggacggcggGCCTCTAGCCCCTATAGATGCGGACTTCCCTCTACCTGACATCGCCAGCatcaaggaggaggagctgctggcgctggagcGGGCCCATCGCCGTGGCCGCGGCCCAGCATGtagtggcagcgccgccggtgagGTAGAGTCGATGGGCGACttgacggaggaggcggccgctgccagcagcgacgtggaGACCGTAATGACGCCTGTGGACGAGTCTCTCTTCGTAGACTATGTTGTGGCACTCCAGGCCGACCCGGCTTTCTTGCGCGCCACGATCGATGCTCTACAGACAAAGCTGGATGCGGCTGCGGATCGGCGGCCATCATCGACGTCTCCGAGAGACGCCGCACCCTCTGcgcacagtgctgctgcgataGGGTTGTCAGAGGCGGCGCTCGCCACGCTTCGTGACTCTCTTCATATCACTCCATATGCTGCACAGCTCGAGTGGTACATGAAGCATcacgctgccactgcttctCCGATCCAGTCGCTCCTGGCGTGGCTCAGCGCCATCACAACAACACCCGCGCTAGGTGTGCGCAGCGCGCAAGTTATTGTTCCCCCTAGCAACAATGATGATGTTGCTGACGCTGAGGGCGCGGGTGGCGTCGCCCCAACTACCATGGAGGCACCTCCAACGACCCGCACCGCACAGATGCTCTTCATGTCGGTGCCGGTGTTAAACACAGAGGAAGTGAAAGCATGCTGGTGCGCGGCGCGCGAGCGAAAGGCGCGAGCTGACGCGAGGGCGGCAACGGTCGGTATGGCGACACGAACGATGCCGAACCGTACATGCGGTGATGAGTGCGGATCGGCGTTGGTGAATGCAATGCTCCCGGTGGCGCTGATGCGGCTCGCACCGCTCTGCTGGACCGGCGCTGCGGCCCCAAAGTCTGCAGCACTCCTCAGCCAggccccttcctcttcagcGCACACCCCGCACCCTCGTGACAGTCTCGCCGCGTCGCGGTGTGCACTACAGCCGGCCGCATCTCTAGAGGCTCTTGCGCAGGAGCTGTGCACACGTATTGCGCCCGCGCGCCGAAATCCTACAGCTGTGGCtacggctgctgcactgccagCGGCATGCGTAACAGCCGATCGTGCGTCGTACACAAGCACTGAGACAACCTCGCCGCTCGCGCTCAACGCCACGGCGACGGCTGCCGCGCCAGCGAGTCAAGTGGATGTCATAGGGGTGTCTGAAGCACCAGCCGATGCTAGCGCCTcagacgctgcagcggcagcggcggagcggaAGGCGAggctcgctgctgcttctcagGACGAGGCGTCCCAGATCCTGCATGAGTTGGCCTCCCTGCGTCATCTGCAGATCGTTGAAGGAAGCCCTGAAACGGCGGAAATGCTGGGACTGCCTGCGGAGACGTACCTGATGAGGTACGTGCTTCCGAATCTGACGCCTGTCATGACGGGTGTGGTGCGCATGCGATCAAATGACCCTGTCTCCACGCTAGCCGATGCTCTCTTcgaccactgccgccgtgtAACGCTGTAA